The window AATCTACTGGAGCTAATCTGATGATAAGAAAGACTCCTCCCTCAAATTTTTCAGCTATTTCTTTATTTTTAAAAAACTCTCCCAGTGTAAATTTATCTCCTTTTATAAATAGTTCATCTTTATCTCTTAAATTTTCAAATACAATTATTTTTCCATCTGCTGGGGAAACAAGTATATCTTCATCTTGATTAATTGGTCTTCTTCCATCTTTTAATTCTCTATAAAAAAAATCATTAAAAGAAGTAAATTCTTTTATAGTTTTTTTTGCTTCTTCTATATTAATTCCAGCCTCTTCAATAAATGAAGGAATCTTTTTACAAGATTTTTTGCTGCTCATTTTTTTTCCATAATATTCAGTAAAAAATTTCTTTCTTACTATCATATTTAAAGGAAGTTCTCCAAGAGGATTATAATATAAAAATTTTAAGTATTTTTCTCCTGGAACTTTTTCAACAAGAATTTCCCCTGTTTTTCTTTCTATATATTTTATTTTACTAAAATCCACATTATCACCCTTTTTTATTTTGAAATTACTGGCAATTTCATTAAGAATTATTATATAATAACTATATCAACTAATTTCCAAAGGAGGAACTATAATAATGGAAAGAATCGCTCTTATAGCCCATGATAATATGAAAGATGAAATAGTTACTTTTGTAAAAGAAAACCTTGATTTTTTTAAAAACTTTGAATTAGTAGCCACTGGAACAACTGGAAAAAGAATAGCAGAAGCAACTGGATTAAATATACATAGATATCAATCTGGTCCAATAGGAGGGGATCAGCAAATTGGTGCTGATATTGCCCTTAACAAAATTAAGGCTGTATTCTTCTTAAGAGACCCCCTTACAGCCCAACCTCATGAACCAGATATTTCTGCCCTTATCAGACTTGCTGATGTACATAAAATTCCTATTGCTACTAATCTTTCTACTGCTCAATTACTAGTAATAGCTTTAAAAAAATGAATTTTAATATGATGACTCTCCTATTTTTTACGAGAGTCATCTTTTAATACTTCAGATTGTATAGTTTTAATCATGTCGTATTTTAATTTTATTAAATCTTCTGATAAGTCAACTTTATATTTATGAGGATTTTCCAATCTCTTTCTTTCTGCTGATATTTTTTCCAAACTTTCTAAATAATATTTTTGTGATCCTAGAACATCAAATAATTTATCATA of the Fusobacterium sp. genome contains:
- a CDS encoding phosphatidylserine decarboxylase; protein product: MDFSKIKYIERKTGEILVEKVPGEKYLKFLYYNPLGELPLNMIVRKKFFTEYYGKKMSSKKSCKKIPSFIEEAGINIEEAKKTIKEFTSFNDFFYRELKDGRRPINQDEDILVSPADGKIIVFENLRDKDELFIKGDKFTLGEFFKNKEIAEKFEGGVFLIIRLAPVDYHRFHFPADGKISNSNLIDGYYYSVSTHAVKKNFRIFCENKREYSILSTEKFGDIAIFEVGATMVGGIKQTYTAGSFVKKGEEKGYFFFGGSTCVLVFEKDKIDIDKDLIENTKKGIETKVYMGERIGISHKR
- the mgsA gene encoding methylglyoxal synthase, yielding MERIALIAHDNMKDEIVTFVKENLDFFKNFELVATGTTGKRIAEATGLNIHRYQSGPIGGDQQIGADIALNKIKAVFFLRDPLTAQPHEPDISALIRLADVHKIPIATNLSTAQLLVIALKK